CGTTGTGCGAAAGATTCTGCAGATTCGCATGATTCCCCGCGATTGACGCACTCTGCTGACTGCATGAAGAGTGCCATTCACCCCGCGCCGCGAATTGGCGCCGCGCTTGCGTTCACTTCCTCGCACAATCAACCGGCGCCGCCTGCAGCCGGATGAGTAGCCGAGTAAGGGAACCATGTCATGCCACGCACAGCCGTCATCACGCTCGCCGCCGTCGCCACGTTCGCCGCCGTCGGTCTCCAGCAACAAGCCTCTGCCCAAACGATCGCCTACGATCACCGCAGCACCGTGCTCGGCGACCACCTCGCCGGCGCCTCGGAACTCGTGCGAGCCAACGGTCAGTTTCTGAAGGACGAAGCCGACGCCGCCGAAACCTGGACGCGCGTCACCGCGGCCAGCGACCAAATCCAATACAACCGTGCTACCTACCGCAACGATGTGAAGCGGATGGAAACGGAAGTCCGCGAGCAGAAGGCCGGCGCGAATCGGGCGAAGCAGCAAGCCGAGGCGAACGCCGAGTTGGCTGCCGCCCTGAAACTGTACGAATCGGTCCAACGAGGCGCTGGCGCCTGGCCGACGGCCCTGACGCAAGCCCGCTACGCCGGCTCAGTCGCGACCGTCAGCTCGCTGATTCGCAACTGGTCGCCCCAGCATCCGTCGAGCGACGTTTACCGCTCCGCCTTGGCGACGGAACTGGGCGTGCTGAAGGCCCGCGTCACCGCCGACCGCAGCCTTGACTTCGCCAGCCGCGTCGATGCGGTGCGGGCCATCAAGCAACTCCACCAACTGGCGATGATGTCGCCGAGCGAGTTCCCGCATCAATGGGAACAACGCCAGTTCGCGATGAAGTAAGCAGAGGATGGAACCGCCGATGAACGCGGACAAACGCAGATATTTTTGAACGAGAGAAACCGCGACTCACGCGAATCGCCACGAGTGACAAGAAATCTTAAAGCCCCCCACTGAGCGATCTGCGGCTCCGGCTGCAGGTCGCTCTTCTTGTTGACGGTGAGGAATCAACCGGCGGGCGTTACTCGGCGGCGACTTCATCGCTGGCGCGAGTGGCTAAGGCCTTCCACACCACGGGGTCGACGCCGTCGTTGTAGAACCGGCAGGCGCCATCAGCGGTCGAACCGTTCACGCCGCCGGGGTGAGCGCTGCGAGCGGCGCGCCAGCCGTAGGCCGAGTAGAGGATCGGCTGCGCGGGGGGCGGCGTCGGGTCGCTCGTCGCAGAAGCGGCGCAGTCGTAATGCTGGGAGTTCGGCGGATAGTAGTGGTTGTACGTGGCGCTGCGATACTCGCCGCTCGCCCACGCGAAGCCGCGCGGATCGTTGCCGGTGCTCGCCGAGGAATTGAAGTTCATCGAGCCGTTGCACTTGAAGTCGGAGAGATCGGTCGGCCCGGCGAACGACAGGACGAACTTGTAGCTTCGCTCGGGCGTCGCACCGTTGAGAGCCCCCTCGCCGTCGCGCACCGTGTCGGCGCCGATGAGACTTTCCGAGACGGCCATCGTGTTCGACGAGCCGTCGGTGATCTCGCCGAAGGTCGTCGCCGAGTTGACGTAGAAGACGCCGTCGGTGTCGAACGGCGTGCCGCCGCCGGAGCCCGAGCCGCCGCAAACGGCGTAGTTCGTCGGGCCGGTTTCCGGCTTCACCCGCTCCTGTAGATCGCTGGGGCAAAGGAACACCGGCAGCATCTGTACGACGGCCGGCTTATTAGGCGCCGAGATCGGATACCCGCCCCCCGGCATGTACAGCGGCAGCGAGAGATCTAGCAGGTTGTGGAGCGATTGCTGCTCCATGTAGGGCAGCAGCTGCGCGAGGGCCGACCAGCGGTAGAAGCTGTGAGGATGCCGCTCGTCCGGCGGGTACGACTTCGACATCGCCGCCGAGGGAAACGCATTCTTCGCCGCGTGATGATTCTGCAGCGCGAGGCTCGTTTGCTTGAGGTTGTTGAGGCACTGCGCGCGCCGGGCGCTCTCGCGGGCGGCCTGCACGGCGGGGAGGAGCAGGGCGATGAGGGCGCCAATGATGGCGATCACCACCAGTAGTTCCACCAACGTGAATCCGGCGGGCTTACGCACGGCGGAAGGCCCTCGCGATGCCGAGCCCGGCGAGCAGCAAGCAGAGCCCGGCCGGCTCCGGCACGGCGGCAGATGTAACGGCCGCGGGTGCGGGCGGCGCCGTGAAGTGCCGCTGCCACACGAGGAAGTCGGCGCCATCGGCAATGCCGTCGCCGTTCGCATCGCCGAGCGTGTTCGCCGGCATCCCGGTCGAGCCGAAGTTTTCGCGCCAAATACCAAGGTCCGCGGCGTCGACGAGATCATCGCCATTGAAGTCGCCGGGAATCGGCTGCTTCAACTGACCGGCAATGAGACCGTCCCACAGCAGGCCATCGTAGTCGTACGACTCGTGGAAGGAGATGCGATCGAACGGCTCGGTGTCGGTGACGCCGACGAAGATGACGTTATAAAAGGGCCAGTCTGGGCCGAGGTCGTGGATCACCACTTCCTTCGACGTGCCAAGCACGGTGTTTTGCAGGGTGAAAGTCAGCCGATTCGCGGGCGCCGAGATCGGCGGCGACGAAGAGCCGTCGCCCCCTTGCGCGATGTAGCTGCCGAAGGCCGTCACCGGCTCGGAGAACTGCAGCCAATCGTCGACGCCCTCAGTATCCCAGAGGAAGCGCTGACCGCTGACCGCATAGGTGGGTAGCGAATTGACGCCGTTTGAAAAACCGGTCGTCGCCGTAATGCCCGTTGCACCAAACGTGAGCGTCGGGTTCGCTCCGGAGTTGTCTTCCAAATCTTCGACGCCATACGACGAAAGCGCCGCCAGGAACTCATTCCTGGCGGCGCTCGAATTCGTCATCGTCAATTTGGAAGCGTCGGGCCCGCCGAAGTAAGGCGTTACTTCAGCGTGCACTGCTGGCAGCAGGCCCCAGCCGGCGAACGCCGCCAGGCAGAAGGGAACGACGCATTCGATCCGCATCCGCACTGTCGATTCTCCAGGGCTAGTTGATGCCGCCAGGGCAGGGCGATGGCGTTAGGCCATCCGGCGACGCACCGTTAAGCCTAGCGCACCGACCGCAACGGTCAACATGCCGAGCGTGGCCGGTTCGGGAATCGCCACGGTGGCGAAGGCGGTCGGTTCCGTGAAGCCGCCGCCGCCGGGGAGCGCAAACGTCCCGATCAGCGTGCCATCGTAGGCGTAGTGCGAGATGTTCCCGCTGCCGTTCGAGACGCCCAAGATGCCGGCAAGGAAGCCGTTGCCATCCGGAGAAGCGATCAGCCCCTGCGGGAACGCAAGGCCCGAGACGCCGAAGCTCGGATCAACGGCGCCGGTGGTCGCGTTGTAGCGGCCGATCGTGCCGGCAAACATGCCGGTGACGTAGAGGTCGTTGCCGTTGACCAACAGCCCCGACGCGCCGTTAAGCGATGCCGAGCCCGGAATGAAGTCGGCAAGGGCCGAGATCGGGAGGTTCGACTTCGCGACGGCGCCGGCGTCGCCAGCGGGGAAGTTCTGGAAGGCGCCGACGAGGAGTTCGCCGCCCGGGGCGTACGCCAGCCCGGAGTATTGGAAATACGCTCCGCCGCCGATGAGGCCGTTGATCGGGGCGCCCGCGCTCGTGCCGTTCGTGTTGAACTGAGCGACGCCCGAGCCGCCGAGGTTCGAGACGTAGATCTTCGAGCCATCTTGGCTGTACTTCACGGAGCTGGGGAAGGAGAGCCCGTCAGCCGCGTCGGCGAACACCGCGCCGTTCGTCGCCAAGCCGGTGGCGACGCTGTAGTCGTACTGGACGACGAGGTTGTTGCCCGTGCTCGTCACGAAGAGCTTCGTTTGGTCGGGCGAGAGGGTGATGCCCGAGGGACCGAGCAGGTTGACGTTGTCGGTCAGCACGGTGCCGAGCAGGGCACCGCTGGCGCTGTAGCGAAAGACGCTGTTGCTGAGCCGGTCGGCGACGAGAAGTTGCTGCTGCGCCTGGCTGGCGGCGGCAAGAATGTTGAGCGAGGCGAGCGCCGCCACGCAGGCGAAGGCGCGAGCCAGCAGAGTGGAAGATTTCATTTCAGTAGCGATCCTGGGTGTGAGACTGAGGGTGAAGCGGGAAGGTGCGCCGATTGAGATCGCGAGACGCGGCTGGCTGAACGCTGGCTGCCTGGCGAATGCAGGATCCTAGCGATCGCGATCTGCGGGGAAGGTTGCCGCGATGTTCCACACGCGGCGGTAGGCTGGCGGAAGTCCGCCTCACGAACGGGTTCGAGTATACCTGCGGGCGCAGCCGGGGACAAACCGCCGGAGAGCGGCAGTGGAGGGTAACCGCACTTGTCTTTCGACAGCAGCGGCAGCGTGTCGATTCTGTCGCCAGCGCGTCTCAGCCGCGTCGCACGAATGCACAACACCAGCCCCCGGAGGGGGCGGCATGCTGTAGCCAGGGGCGTGAGCCCCTGGTTAGCGCCGACTAGCTGCCTCAGAGCCCCGCGAGGGGCGGCATCGTTCGCACGATCATCACGAGCGATGTCGCCCCTCACGGGGCTTGGGCGAAATGCGATTGCGATCACCAGGGGCTCGCGCCCCTGGCTACATCACTCGGCCCCTCCAGGGCCAATGCAATGCTACACCGTGATCTCGTACCCCTTACGCTGCTCGCGAGCGACGAACGACTGGGCCTCGTTATCGCCGATCATCGCTTCTTTCACCGGATCCCACTTGAGGTCGCGGTTGAGCCGCAGAGCGATGTTCGCCAAGTGGCAGTTCGACAGCGAGCGGTGGTGCGAGAAGACGTCGGACTGCGGTTCCTTGCGGCTGCGCACGCAGTCGAAGAAGTTCTGCATGTGGCTCACTGGTTCTGAACCTTTGAAGGCCTTGCGCAGCGCATCTTCTGGCAACGGGTTGTCTGCAAGTTCTTCGACCGGCTTGCCGGCGAGCTTGCCGCGGCTGACGAACAGCCGTCCCTTGTCCCCCTCGAACAGGACGCCGTTGTCTGTATCGTGGCGGATCGTCAGTTCGACGCCAGCATCGTCGAACGTGTTCACCACGCGGAACGCGGTCGCCGTGTTGTACATGTCGTCGCGCGTGGGATAGCCCTTCTCGAACGGCACGGGATGTTCGCAGAGTTCGACGCGCACCGAGTTGGGACCGGTCTGGTCGAGGCCGAGCGCCCAGCAGGCGACGTCGACGTGGTGAGCGCCCCAGTCGGTCATCTTGCCGCCGGAGTATTCGTACCACCAGCGGAACTCGTAGTGACCACGCGACTTGTACGGAATGTCGGCGCCCTCGGCGTCTTTGCCCCCTTGCCAACGGTAGTCGACGAGCGGCGCCTGGCCGAGCCAGCGTTCCCAGTTGAGTTCCTTCGGCGGCGCGACGACCGGCAACTGCGGCGAGCTTTCCGCTGAATTGATCGCGCACGAAACCTTGCTCACCTTGCCGAGCCGACCGCTCTGAATGATCGCCACCGCCCGGAGGAACAACCGGTCGAAGTCGCTCCGCTGCTGCGTGCCGACTTGGAACACGGCGCCGGTCTCTTTTACCACTTGGCAAATCTTCTTGCCTTCGTCGATCGTGAGCGTCAGCGGCTTCTCACAATAAACGTCCTTGCCCGACTTCATCGCTTCGATGGCGATCTTCGTGTGCCAGTGATCGGGCGTGCCGATGCTCACCGCTTGCACGTCTTTGCGATCGAGCACTTTGCGGTAGTCGTCGTACACGTCGGCCTTGCCGCCGGAGGCCTGCTTCGCGGCGGCAGCACGTCCCGAATCGACGTCGCACACGGCGACGACGTCGGCGTAATTCATCGCCAGCCCCATGTTGTGATTCCCTTGCCCGCCGTTGCCGATGCAGGCGATCAACGGCCGATCGCTCGACGCGGTTGCCGCTTGAGCTCGCGACGCGGTGAGGAAGTAGGGAACCAATCCGCCGCCAGTCGCCGCGGCGCCGGCAGCGCTGACAGTTTGCTTGAAGAACGACCGACGCGAGGAGAGACGCTTGTTCTGGCTCATAACCGGGAGAGGCTCCGCAATGTTGAAAAGGATTCGCCAAGCGATCCGTTCATTGTGAAGGGGGACGGCGGCGTTCGCAAGTTACTGGAATCGGCCGGGTGGCGATTCTGTTAGCGGAGAGCGCGAATCTTTTTGCCAGAGAGGCGAATGGCCGGCTAAAACTAGCGAACGCGGCGAGCGGCGCGGCTCGAGTCAGTTGCGAGTGTCAGTTGCAGTTCTGTGTCAGTTGCTGCGAAGACGGGGTGGCAACAGTCGGAGTCTAACTCCTAGTTTCAGCCTCCGTGCTTGTAGCGCATGCAACGCTCGACGTCATGGAGAGCCCGTCGAGCGGCGCGATATTCGGGATCAAGACGAAGAGCTTCGCGAAAGCACTCGGCGGCTTCAACGAACTGTTCCCGGGCACGGAGGACGAAGCCAAGGTTGAGGTAGGCTTCGTCTAGCTCGCCTTCGGGGCAGGCGATAGCGTTGCGGTGCGCTTCTTCAGCGTCTGCGAATCGACCTTGCTTGGCCAGTAGGCCTCCGAGAAAGATATAAACTCCTGGCAACTCGGGCCTCGCAGCGATCGCTCGACGATACCACTCGGCAGCTTGATCGTAATCACCCGCCTCGCGAAACAAGTGGCCCATATGCGCCAAAGGGTGATGCCGCATCTCCGTCGGGCAAAGACTGATGGCGCGGGCAATGGCCTGTTCCGCCTCTTCGTAGCGAGCGACTTCTACCAAGGCAATTCCGACGTAAAGCCAAGCTAAGCCATCCTCCGGAAAGGCGCGCAGGTAACGCCGCCCGTAACAAATTGTTATGGCCGTGTTGTGGCTGTGAGAAAGACGCTTGAGGCGTGCTAATCGCGCAGCTTGGGACATGCGATTGAATGCGAGAGGGTGCTGGCTGCTCGTCACGCAAGCTTAGTAGTACGCAATCCGCCGCCCGGTGATGCCGTGGGGGAGAAAAACGTCCATAATCTTGGTGACGCCGTCGATGCCGATGACAACCTGACCATCCATCGGCGGGACAGGTTCGCAGGCGCCTTCCAGGAAAAGTTCGTCAGGGCAGACTTGGCTTAAGCCAAGCTTGGCGCCGTTGACGAGCAAGTCGAGCGTCACTTTCGATGAATGGCCGGTGGGGTTGGGCATCATGAAACTCGACAAAGAACAATAGCGGGGAAACGGAATGGCTTACGTCGACCTAATTTATTCGGCCAGGCTGCCGCTATGTTAACGATACGAACCGCCCCAAGCTGGCGTGCGGCAATTTATCGCAACAAAACTCGGCCGATTTCTGCTACACTGGGGGCCCCTGCTAACCGCCCGCCGCAACATCTACCCCCACTGCAGGATCGATGCACGAAGAATACGCCCTGCTGATTAGCCTGTCGGTCAGTCTCATCGTCGCCCTCGCGTTTGGGCTCGTGACCCAGAAGTTGAAGCTTTCGCCGATCGTGGGGTATCTGCTCGCGGGATTCGTGCTCGGGCCGCACACGCCCGGGATTGAAGGCGATCCAGCGATCGCGCTGCAGTTCGCGGAAATCGGCGTCGCGCTGCTGATGTTCGGCGTCGGGCTGCACTTCGACATGCGCGACTTGCTCGCGGTGAAGAACATCGCCATCCCGGGCGCCGTGGGGCAAATCTTGGTGGCGACCGCGCTCGGAGCGGCGGGGGCGATTGCGCTCGGCTGGCCGACGGCCGAGGCGGTGGTGATCGGCATCGCCATTTCGGTGGCGAGCACCGTCGTGCTGATCCGCGTCCTCACCGATAACGACGTGCTCCACACCTCGCAGGGACATATCGCGGTCGGCTGGTTGCTCGTCGAAGACATCTTCACCGTGCTCGTGCTCGTCGTGCTGCCGGCGGTGGCCGACATTCTCAACGATGGCGGCGAGGTCGTGGGCGAAGCGGCGAAGCATGCAGCCGGCGGCGGCATCGCGAAGGCGCTTGGCATGGCGGTGCTGCGGATCGGCTTGCTCGCGGCGCTGGTGCTGGGCGCCGGCAAGCGGCTCATCCCGCCGCTGCTGAACTTCGTGGCTCGCACCCGCTCGCGCGAGCTGTTCACGTTGTGCGTGCTGGCGCTCGCGCTCGCGATCGCGACGGGGGCGTTTTACCTGGGCGTATCGATCGCGCTCGGGGCGTTCCTCGCCGGCATGGTCGTGGGGCAAACCGAGGTGAGCC
This sequence is a window from Lacipirellula parvula. Protein-coding genes within it:
- a CDS encoding Gfo/Idh/MocA family protein — encoded protein: MSQNKRLSSRRSFFKQTVSAAGAAATGGGLVPYFLTASRAQAATASSDRPLIACIGNGGQGNHNMGLAMNYADVVAVCDVDSGRAAAAKQASGGKADVYDDYRKVLDRKDVQAVSIGTPDHWHTKIAIEAMKSGKDVYCEKPLTLTIDEGKKICQVVKETGAVFQVGTQQRSDFDRLFLRAVAIIQSGRLGKVSKVSCAINSAESSPQLPVVAPPKELNWERWLGQAPLVDYRWQGGKDAEGADIPYKSRGHYEFRWWYEYSGGKMTDWGAHHVDVACWALGLDQTGPNSVRVELCEHPVPFEKGYPTRDDMYNTATAFRVVNTFDDAGVELTIRHDTDNGVLFEGDKGRLFVSRGKLAGKPVEELADNPLPEDALRKAFKGSEPVSHMQNFFDCVRSRKEPQSDVFSHHRSLSNCHLANIALRLNRDLKWDPVKEAMIGDNEAQSFVAREQRKGYEITV
- a CDS encoding SMP-30/gluconolactonase/LRE family protein, giving the protein MKSSTLLARAFACVAALASLNILAAASQAQQQLLVADRLSNSVFRYSASGALLGTVLTDNVNLLGPSGITLSPDQTKLFVTSTGNNLVVQYDYSVATGLATNGAVFADAADGLSFPSSVKYSQDGSKIYVSNLGGSGVAQFNTNGTSAGAPINGLIGGGAYFQYSGLAYAPGGELLVGAFQNFPAGDAGAVAKSNLPISALADFIPGSASLNGASGLLVNGNDLYVTGMFAGTIGRYNATTGAVDPSFGVSGLAFPQGLIASPDGNGFLAGILGVSNGSGNISHYAYDGTLIGTFALPGGGGFTEPTAFATVAIPEPATLGMLTVAVGALGLTVRRRMA
- a CDS encoding tetratricopeptide repeat protein yields the protein MSQAARLARLKRLSHSHNTAITICYGRRYLRAFPEDGLAWLYVGIALVEVARYEEAEQAIARAISLCPTEMRHHPLAHMGHLFREAGDYDQAAEWYRRAIAARPELPGVYIFLGGLLAKQGRFADAEEAHRNAIACPEGELDEAYLNLGFVLRAREQFVEAAECFREALRLDPEYRAARRALHDVERCMRYKHGG
- a CDS encoding DUF1559 domain-containing protein codes for the protein MRKPAGFTLVELLVVIAIIGALIALLLPAVQAARESARRAQCLNNLKQTSLALQNHHAAKNAFPSAAMSKSYPPDERHPHSFYRWSALAQLLPYMEQQSLHNLLDLSLPLYMPGGGYPISAPNKPAVVQMLPVFLCPSDLQERVKPETGPTNYAVCGGSGSGGGTPFDTDGVFYVNSATTFGEITDGSSNTMAVSESLIGADTVRDGEGALNGATPERSYKFVLSFAGPTDLSDFKCNGSMNFNSSASTGNDPRGFAWASGEYRSATYNHYYPPNSQHYDCAASATSDPTPPPAQPILYSAYGWRAARSAHPGGVNGSTADGACRFYNDGVDPVVWKALATRASDEVAAE